Within the Zea mays cultivar B73 chromosome 10, Zm-B73-REFERENCE-NAM-5.0, whole genome shotgun sequence genome, the region tttcttcatattccaatcaatcgatctgggacaaaaacaaagcaagctgctactggtttggtaaaaccaggacttgttaactacaaggacaatcctgtcccgccacactatgctgtggtcgaagttctagaaatcacagacaatggttgtgaagattgggagatagattttccagttgaggggatcataactttgcatgaggcaattaacgagttggtcctttggcatcgacgcgacatcaagtttggtgatgagccgaattcaacaccaatgcaacaaaaagctagttcgatcattccacaccccatggtgcaggaagatatgacaccgacctccaaaaaaatcgttgaaacaatcatatcgcctcttgcgaaggaactcgacgaggggggcgtagacaaaattgttcctctgaatgtcgacgtcaacataaaaaaggaaccaaaggttggcaccaatgttgaagggccaactatttcaaagaagattcataagcgaatcgccacagacgatgtcaagaaaccgtcagaatcagtggcacgctacctgcataaattgcagagagttatgactaatcaatcaaaagcagtatcagcatctcatggagtaggcacacggccggcccaaatagacaatttcgaagtatgggaagaagatggaatgattcatactcgagaatcattacgtcttaaaaccaatatctcggtatacaagaaggaggatgttcctcctaaatttgtgaatgggaggccgttcttaacgacggtgcaactttctaagttgtcgactccggagattagaatgcatgagtggtacatggtggctagcaacaaatacaaactcgaggaattcacatttgttgtgccagaagatgcattttggagcaatgatcatataaatcctgtgcggcatttattctttgacgatctctggtcgttgtaccaccgacaaaggatggaaacgaactacttaaccctcttctgcttgtaagtacctctaaactttcatatttgttagttttgtacacgcacacataaacgagagtctaacgattaacactattacacgtaggatgcaatacatggatgataagaagaaacaacttaagacagggtttcttgacccgttgatgatatcccaagctcgctacaaagtagttgctcggaggcaaggagaagaatacaaagacttggacgatgctgaatttgagaaagccgtcaaacagaatcagagaaagaaaatgaaggtaatggcggcatacattggacgagccatgtacaatcatgtacaacatggcaaggacttaataatagctccgcaccactttaagtaagttatcgacatggtttaattttgaactataaattatggcaatcgtgatattaacatgtgttttcgtctatgtctatatagtgaccactacatttgtatcatgatctggccaaaggatggtaaagtcgtggtcttcgactcactgagaatggaaaaggctacgtataatgacttcttgaagattttagagaagtatgattattattgcacacttgtacttattacatcttaacaaatgtattcttaatctcacaatgctattcttatatgcagtgcataccgtttttattggaaagatcttggcggcgaacatccagaggacaagcctaatttgtcaatatcattatttccatatggtgacaaacaacctccgggtactgtcctgtgcggttattatgtatgcgaatggtgtcgtgtcaccttccattacatggtcaaccgtgaggatgtaagttcgctatcattgtctatattacaatttttatgttatattgttgctcatcacattactcttagcaccgattgctttttgctttcattgcaggttcctaaatctaagatcaatgctgaatggttagaaagagatatggtttccaccggcgtggctaaggttgtaagagacttgctttactttatgcgccgtgaagttcttcatcaacaagggctattctacaatgtaaatggaaatttgcaaaaattcccagaactaagtttgtacacaatatcacacagtgtttaggtctttagttaggaactttagatgtttatggaactttgagatgtctatggaactttgagatgttgagttgttatgcaacttgatgtgtataaatctgtgtatgatggaacttgatatatatgtggatgaatctgtgtatggaacgtGCTATATATGGGGATGTTTGAATCTTTGTATGAtgaatatgtgtttgaatctgtgtttgaatctgttattaattctgtttctgtatatgaatctggaaaatatatatgaatctgcttttgtatatgaatctgggaaatacaggcggcttataattaaaaccgcctgtgatgtgtgtctatcacaggcggttcctttgaactgaaccgcctgtgatgtgtgtctatcacaggcggttccgttgaactggaccgcctgtgatctgtgtttttcacaggcggtttttgattgaccgcctgtgatgttgttttacatcacaggcggtgcaccacaagcggttcctggaaccgcctgtgtagtggCGAACCAGATCGCCTGTACAGAGGTGTGCTGTAGTAGTGGACTTAGGTTCGGATGATTCCGGATGAGTTCATTCGTCAATCCAAACGTGTCGATAATGTTTCGTGTTTTAAAAGAATAAGGCGGCTCACCCTTACGTAGACAGACATATGTGGGttggacacacacacacacacatatatatatatattgtatattaggagccctgagcttcctttagttattggaagcccaggccagacagtgcaatccggtcgagccggaccaggtccagacgtctataaaagaaaatccaTAGTGCTAAGGAtcagtttttcacgccccatctcgattcatttgcgacggcggttgcccgatagTGCGCGCGGCGGTGGCCGCGACTCCCCGACCTCGATATGCGGttgcggcggttcccaggccggcggcggtggcccccgatccagagggcgagcggcggcagcgcatgtacggtggcggcggttcccaggccggcggtggcggcccccgatacagagggcgagcggcggcggcgcccttgtgcggtggcggcggttcccaggccggtggccgcaactccattacctcgacgcgcggtggcggaggttcctcgatccgcagcggggcccttgtgcgggcaagcggcggcgtccccgaagctccgaggaggcggcacttccaaggccggcgagcaagcgacgcccgtcgacgtgcgagtagcaacggcgacgcatgaggcgcgatgttcgagcgagcgacgtcacggaagacgcgagatgcgcgcagcgatgatcacgcgtgacatcctccgatccggcgcagttttctttttttgattattgtgttttatgcctaccatatgtactatttacgctaaaaactgtacgattttatgcttgaacacggagttcgtatatcaatttactgcatgcacattggaaagacaattccttaatttatgatgttcgtaatttgcgcgcatgcaaagaaaactcccacgattttgccataatttttggatctgtataaaatagaaactgcatgcatgcggctgccatgtttttaggatctgtcataaaaatagaatcgtaataacaacctactagagctatcaacctctaattgactcggtatttacgcttataattgagagattttatgctcaaaacttaaggtttttacgcttcaCCCGGATATGCGTCCACCAGTAAACAACATGCcagttttttacgcagtgtaaggaattgcataaatacctacaccgtgtcgtATAATTTGTTTCAATATACATCATAAattagttctaatgcgtttagctgcatgactgtcggagggatcctatatttataaaggaaataaaacattaaatgcgattttttgtttctatgcatgcaattcatttccttttattgcatattctttccatcataaattcgtgtgcatacaactgttaacagatttttacgcagtatacccaattgcataattatctacacaatgtagcatatttagtatcactatatatcataaaataataattacgagtctagctgcattgctgttgcagcgatcttaaatttatggaggaaataaagcatttaaaatagaaaccgtcacacatatctttcctaaatttacgcgcatgcaaggaaacgtgtttgactcatgcatgcattttgccataatttttggatctgtataactgCATGCATGcgtctgccatgtttttcggatctgccataaaaataggatcgtaataacaacctactagagctatcaacctctcacattagctcggtatatacgcttataattgagggattttatgctcaaaacttaaggttattacgctccaacccggaggtgcgtccaccagtgaacaacatgccagattttttacgcagtgtaacgaattgcataaatacctacaccatgtagtataatttgtatcagtatatatcataaactagatttaatgtgtttagctgcatggctgttggagggatcttatatttataaaagaaataaaacattaaatacgattttttgtttctatgcgtgtaattcatttcctttcgttgcacattattttcatcataaattcgtgtgcatgcagctggtaacagatttttacgcagtatatcgaATTGCATATTTATTTAcatagtgtagcatatttagtctcagtatatatcataaaatggtccttacgcgtctagctgcatggctgttgcagcgatcctaaatttatggaggaaataaaggattTAAAAGTAGAAACTgccgcacatatctttcctaaatttatgcgcatgcattggatcgtgtttgactcatgcatgcattccttttttgcgctaacagacgtggggcaggtggcgcacccgacagcctggttggacgcgctggttgaaccagtttacatgggtggtcggcctgggcttccgttaactattggaagcacagggctcccgttatacctacccTATATATACTCATGCATGTATATGTTTCAATTTCACCATGTAAACTCAAATCCAATAATATGATTCAATGGCGATCTTGTTGTTGCTCATGAACATGTAGTGTGTGTACATCAATTATACCATTCTTTTTATATACACTAGTATTATCTACCTCGTACAGTGGTGATAGTTATCTTATTGACACTACTATAATAAAGCTGCATTGGTACTAGTTCAGAACCGGCTCCGTTACCGGATTTTTTCATCCGGTACTATGGAAACGGGACTAGAGGCATAGTCTTAGTTGCATGAATGGGTGTTAATTAATGCCTTTATGGTATGTCCAACCCACGTGCATGACCTGTATTTTAAGGCGTGTCTAACGGGGTACCGGATAAGTACAAAAAAAAATACAAGAGACGTGTCTCGATGAATGAAAGTCTTTAGCATTGTTGTATAAATTTAAAATATCTTGAGGGGTTCTAGTGAATAGGATACAAGAAGATACATTGAGTTGTATGAATGAGTTTTTTAATGTATCTAGTGCTTTGAGAACTGCAATACAATATCTTAGTTGTACATGCCTAATATCTCTTAGTGCCGGTTATAGCCATCAACTGGTATTAAAGGGGATCATGTGGCCGTAGAGGATCCATAGATCATAGTATGGACGCCCCTTTACTACTAGTTACGGGGTATAACCGGTATAAAAGAGACTCTTTTAGAACATCTACAACAGTTTTCTTAAAGAAAAACTCCCTGGCTAAAGACAGACGTTGGAACTGGCTGAGTGATAATAGGTATTAAAAAAATCTATGTTCTCTATTTTTAGTTGTCAGATTTTTTTTTGACGCGCATGCATCTAATTTTTGGGAGTGAACAAGAGAGGttactatatatatataacaacTTTGTAGATTTAGCAACCTTTTTTACATAATTGTTTGAGGACCCTTTTTTATAACAACTTCTTAAATACGTATTTAGGAACTCTGCAGATGTTCTTAGTACCGCTTATATAAATCAAATGCTATTAAAGAGAGTATCCATATTGATTAATTATTATTGTCTATATGTGTTTATTTACACTACTTATACTATATTATTATATATTTAGCTTTTTATATATTGATGGAATACATATGTATATACTAAGAGCATTATATATTAATAGTAATATATATACATTGTATTGAATTTTGCATTAGAAATTTTGAACACCAAATTTGAATACGTTGTGAATAGTGATCCAAGAATTAAAATTTTTAACTTAAATATCTTTGAGTTTTTTCTAGCATCCTGCTGTTTGGGCAGCACAAACACAAATCCCACACTCCGCGATACACGTAGGTATACTCGTAAATCATCACACAGTTATTCGTGTATATATATACCTCATATATACTCGTAGAGCAGATGTTGCTACGCGTTAGCACCTGTACTCTCAGTCCGGTAGGAGTAGGACGTAGGACCTCACCCGACATACTCGATCCCGACGCCACCAACAGTTACCATGTCCCCGGCGCACCTCGGCACGAGCGACACGATGATCGTCTTGTCCCCGTCAGCACCGATGTCGTCGAGCAGGTCGCATATGCCGAACCTCGCCACGGTCTTCACCGTGCCCTTGCCCTTCCCAGGCCGGACCGCGTGCGGCGTCAGCGCCACGCTCCCCGCGCACTGCGCCGCCGCCGGCATGCCGCCCCCGCTCTGGGAGTCGTTCACGAACACGTCGAACTTGACGAACCTGCTCGAGTGGTCAGCGATCTCGATCCCCTGGACGACCAGCACCTCCTCCTTGGCGTCCTTCTCCTTGCGggtcctcgaggtcttgggccgcgTCACGGCCACCCGCACGGTCTGGTTCAGTGTCGCCGGGAGCGCGCCCGCGGTGGGCGCCGGAGACCCGGCCTCCTTGGCCGGCTTGGCGTTCAGCCACGGCAGGGCGACGTCCTGGTAGGCGTAGCCCAGGGCAGCGGTGTCGAGGCAGTCCCGGACGCGCACGCGGACGAGGCGGGCCTCCTCGTCGTAGAAGAGGAAGCTGGCGTCCAGCCAGCTGGGGTCGGTGAAGTCGCTGTTGCCGGGGCGGAGGCCGTTCCAGACCGACCACATGCGGTCGATGTTGCCGTGGTGCGCGAAGAAGAGCGGGTCGCGCGCGGCGGAGTAGAAGTTGCCCATGTCCTCGCCGTTCGGCTGCCTCGGGTCGCCGCTCCAGAAGTGTACTGGGTTGTGCGGGATGCTCTCGACGGTGCCCGCGCCCGGATCTGGCTGGTCGCCCTGGCGGTAAGGCATCCCAAAGAAGAGTTCCTTCTTCTTGGCACCGGAGATCATCTGACGTAGAGCAGAGACATGTGTTTCCATCCATGTGCTAATCAGAGATCAAGTGTTCAATTCAATTACGTAAAATAATTGACTGTCCAATGTCACTGCAGTGTTACGCTAACCTGACACATTAtgaggctatccgcaaccgttacccctaaatttttccccctatatcacttttcccccctattttccccctattttttcttctcccgcagcggttccccctaaatactccccctataccccactactgctataaaatatcattttctatatcaactatcaaATTTTTATCTACTAataattactcgtggacccacaacacattgtttagggtgatgaacagtgacacgctagatctggggggagagagaaggggaccgacacgtagggggcgctgtagggggcaccgctgcggccatagggtgccccctacgcgccgcatgcaaggggagggggcagGGGAGGGGGCAGCGTTGCGGTCAGTCTGAGGGTGAAATATTGTGTACGACTAGGACAAGACAACTAGCTATGCTAGCACGCGTACGTACGGTAATACTACTGACCTGACGGTACATGATCATTAGATTCTGATCGATCTGCTGAGCTCTTGGTATGGTTGGCTCGGTCCCGTCGTAGTCGAGGTCAAGCGTGAATGGCGGCTGGTGAGCAGGGTCACGCCTTTCATCGTACAACGGGGAGGACTTGTCGGCGTAGATCGCCGGCAGCGACATGCCGCCGGGCGCATCCCAGTTCCAGAACGGCAGTGCAAACTTGTCGTCGCCGACGAGTTTCCCAAGAATCCTTTCGTGGAAGTAGAGGTAGAACCTGCACACGCGTTGTCCAATTTGTGAAACTAATCAAGCTGCGTAACAAAAAAAAAAAGTTGCGCGCGCGCGAATTAATTATTAATTAATCGCTGAAGCATACACGACACGAGCAAGTTCACGTAACACCCTACACAACACGGAAGCATGCATGCATGTGGATCTATCCGGCTGTCACCTGTGCCATTGGAAGAAGAGCCAGCAGTTGTGTATCTGGATCTCCAGGTCCGGGAACCCGACCTGGTCGAACGCGCCGTCGCAGTAGGCGCAGTGCACGCGCCACTGCTGCGCGAAGCTACGCGGGTCGTCGTCCGGCAGCTGCTTCATCAGCGCCACGGCCTTCTCGTACTTGGCCACGTACTCCGCGTCCACCAGGTGAGCGGCCGGGCGCACGCGGAGCCGCGGCGAAGGAGTGAAGTCGACGATCCCCGGGCTCGGGCAGCAGTTCACATCCTCCGCCGTGTCGGGGAGGTCGGGCGGGTGGCAGTTCCGGAGGTCCGGCGCCTGGATGGGCGCGCCGCCGCTGCTCGACGAGGACGACGACCTGAGGAGGCCGGACGCCGCCGCCCCGCCGAGGCCGAGGAGCACGTCGCGGCGGTCGGCGGCGCCGGTAGCCTTGCACCTGACTGTCGTCGTCTGGAGGCTGCGGCATGGCGCCGCGAAAGCGAAACCTCGTGGCATGGTGGTGGCGATCAACATGGCGGTAGCTGCTACTCAGTGGTGAACTTGCTGTGGAGTGTGAACTTGTGAGTCGTACGTGGCCGGTGCCGTGCCATGGTTTAGCGAGTCGCTATATATAGGAAGTGTGTAGGCATGTGATCGATCGCAGGTTGACTAGTTGGGCACTTGGGCTGGCTGGATGTCTGGTTTGGCCGTTTGTTGGGTGCTAGTGCTACTCCTATGTAGTCTCGTGTCGAGGTTTAACCACTAGTACAACATCTAGAACGTCGTTATTATTGACGGTTCGATCACTACTTTTAATGACGTTTTACTAGCCGCCAATGTAAAAGGATAGTGAAAGCTGTAAATTTCTCGTGTGTTTGCTAGAGAACCTCAAGAGTACTAAGTATATATAAATACCTTGTTGCTTTTTCAAGATAACTAGCAGTCACGGCAACCGAGGTTTGAGACTATCTCCAGCACTTTATCTATCTCTCTATATTTATATTTAAATTTTACTCTATGAACAGTACAAACTAAAATACAAAATAGTACAAAATAATGTAACTTTGAGTAAACTGGTGTAGACGGTGACACTATATGACCTCTGCCACCAAAAAGGCTCTCATATCCATTTACAAGATTTGTCTACCATATTTTATTTTGATTTCATTTTTAAATGAGTATTCTAAAACTCCAAATAAAGAGGTTGTCAACTATAACGGTTTGTAATTTTTTTAAGTTCTACAGCTTTGGTTTCTGGTTGTTTCTTCATTTATGATCATTTGAGATT harbors:
- the LOC103641967 gene encoding polyphenol oxidase, chloroplastic, whose translation is MLIATTMPRGFAFAAPCRSLQTTTVRCKATGAADRRDVLLGLGGAAASGLLRSSSSSSSGGAPIQAPDLRNCHPPDLPDTAEDVNCCPSPGIVDFTPSPRLRVRPAAHLVDAEYVAKYEKAVALMKQLPDDDPRSFAQQWRVHCAYCDGAFDQVGFPDLEIQIHNCWLFFQWHRFYLYFHERILGKLVGDDKFALPFWNWDAPGGMSLPAIYADKSSPLYDERRDPAHQPPFTLDLDYDGTEPTIPRAQQIDQNLMIMYRQMISGAKKKELFFGMPYRQGDQPDPGAGTVESIPHNPVHFWSGDPRQPNGEDMGNFYSAARDPLFFAHHGNIDRMWSVWNGLRPGNSDFTDPSWLDASFLFYDEEARLVRVRVRDCLDTAALGYAYQDVALPWLNAKPAKEAGSPAPTAGALPATLNQTVRVAVTRPKTSRTRKEKDAKEEVLVVQGIEIADHSSRFVKFDVFVNDSQSGGGMPAAAQCAGSVALTPHAVRPGKGKGTVKTVARFGICDLLDDIGADGDKTIIVSLVPRCAGDMVTVGGVGIEYVG